One Paraburkholderia aromaticivorans genomic region harbors:
- a CDS encoding DUF2471 domain-containing protein, with protein sequence MINDSALGMDVQDINPVALERALRSASLDLQQIIATVAGRYLDSGRRRYSSGARLPTWRTLLTIDEHVFENRGFRARHNEAVRSTFVRFGDSRLSGMDLDEPVDWRRDDDDLPAVYLLVRALVQADATDVATQD encoded by the coding sequence ATGATTAACGACTCTGCTCTTGGTATGGATGTCCAAGACATCAATCCTGTCGCCCTCGAACGCGCACTCCGCAGCGCGTCGCTCGACCTCCAGCAGATCATTGCCACGGTCGCAGGTCGTTACCTCGACAGTGGCCGTCGCCGTTACTCAAGTGGCGCGCGATTGCCGACCTGGCGCACCCTGCTGACAATCGACGAACATGTCTTTGAGAATCGAGGCTTCCGTGCGAGGCACAACGAGGCGGTACGCTCGACGTTTGTCCGGTTTGGCGACAGTCGTTTGTCCGGGATGGATCTCGACGAACCCGTCGACTGGCGACGTGACGACGACGACCTGCCAGCCGTGTACCTACTCGTGCGCGCACTGGTACAGGCCGACGCTACCGATGTGGCCACTCAGGACTAA